In one Candidatus Peribacter riflensis genomic region, the following are encoded:
- a CDS encoding secreted protein, with amino-acid sequence MLRRVLSSAVIGVLLLTSAPSVSFALVFQDVQPGITPYATAIEALKTQGVIAGYSDGTFRPFTTVNRAEFLKIILESRGGTFVGSRCFPDVQEEWFAPYVCTAKSEGIVGGYPDGRFKPEQTINFVEAAKILSLAFKQQVESSGEWYEGYARAIESSKAIPPSIAGLTNAVTRGEMAEMMWRLTEGLTDEPTKGFMNVKYPSLSINLALEQPQEAQSCADLAAFAEDVQQSGSSMYTREFDMAVPLGTMAPQAVEAGANQAKSDYSQTNVQVEGVDEADIVKTDGTYLYAVQGGVVRIIRAVPASAMEVVSIVELGEDSFSPSELYLDGDRLVVVGSLWRQGPIRIMQKIAPSLYPYPPSLQRTHVRVYDVSDRAHPTLKRKLEFDGSLVSSRRIGDRMYLVMNQGFLWAGPMPLYRETDVLPSYQDSAKGESDLPVSKCADVTILPHVPQPEYLIVAVVPLQNASAEVQKEVVVGSAENLYVSTENLYVAATEWSYFWREGSGSSTEQTHLYRFALTDDGIAFKAKGSVPGHILNQFSMDEHEQTFRVATTQGQSWDSEHPSSSNLFVLNFNLEQVGAVEGIAPGEQIYSVRFMGRRTYMVTFKKIDPFFVIDTSDPRNPRIVGKLKIPGYSDYLHPYDENHILGFGKDANDAKEGDFAWYQGMKIALFDVTDPNNPVEMSKVVIGDRGTESPLLSNHKALLFDRERGLLAFPVSVAKVTDDQREQGSWDFPAYGETVFQGAYVYDVDLRDGFTLRGTITHYGEDDILKSGSFLYGKNIERIVRIGDALLTVGEDRVLSSDEQTAEEEGKVFF; translated from the coding sequence ATGCTCCGCAGAGTTCTTTCTTCTGCAGTCATCGGTGTCCTCCTCCTCACGAGCGCTCCATCCGTTTCCTTCGCACTCGTCTTTCAGGATGTGCAGCCGGGGATCACGCCCTACGCCACCGCTATCGAGGCTCTCAAGACGCAGGGAGTCATTGCAGGCTACAGTGACGGCACCTTTCGGCCCTTCACGACAGTCAACCGTGCGGAATTCCTCAAGATCATTCTCGAGAGCCGCGGTGGGACATTCGTGGGCAGCAGGTGTTTCCCCGACGTACAGGAAGAGTGGTTCGCGCCCTACGTGTGCACGGCCAAGAGTGAGGGGATTGTGGGCGGGTATCCCGACGGGAGGTTCAAGCCCGAGCAGACGATCAACTTCGTGGAGGCCGCCAAGATCCTCTCGCTCGCGTTCAAGCAGCAGGTGGAGTCTTCCGGCGAATGGTACGAGGGCTACGCACGCGCAATCGAGAGTTCCAAGGCTATTCCTCCATCCATCGCCGGCCTGACGAACGCCGTTACGCGCGGCGAGATGGCCGAGATGATGTGGCGGCTCACGGAGGGGCTCACCGACGAACCGACGAAGGGATTCATGAACGTAAAGTACCCGTCCCTCTCCATCAATCTTGCCCTCGAGCAGCCGCAGGAGGCCCAGAGTTGTGCCGATCTGGCTGCGTTTGCAGAAGACGTCCAGCAGTCGGGATCGTCCATGTACACCCGCGAGTTCGATATGGCTGTTCCGCTGGGGACGATGGCGCCGCAGGCCGTCGAAGCGGGCGCGAATCAGGCCAAGAGTGATTACTCCCAGACGAACGTGCAGGTGGAGGGTGTCGATGAGGCCGATATCGTCAAGACCGACGGCACGTACCTCTATGCCGTGCAGGGAGGCGTCGTTCGCATCATTCGTGCTGTGCCTGCTTCGGCCATGGAGGTCGTGAGCATCGTCGAGCTTGGCGAAGATTCCTTCTCGCCTTCGGAGCTCTACCTCGATGGTGACCGCCTCGTGGTTGTGGGGTCCCTCTGGCGGCAGGGTCCGATCCGCATCATGCAGAAGATCGCCCCAAGTCTGTATCCCTATCCCCCCAGTCTGCAGCGCACGCATGTGCGTGTCTACGATGTCTCGGACCGCGCTCACCCGACGCTCAAGCGCAAACTGGAGTTCGACGGTTCGCTCGTATCGAGCAGGCGGATTGGCGACCGCATGTATCTGGTCATGAATCAGGGATTTTTGTGGGCCGGGCCCATGCCACTCTACCGTGAGACGGATGTTCTCCCTTCGTATCAGGATTCCGCAAAGGGCGAGAGTGATTTGCCCGTCTCGAAGTGTGCCGATGTGACTATTTTGCCGCACGTTCCACAGCCGGAGTACCTCATCGTCGCCGTGGTGCCGCTCCAGAATGCGAGTGCGGAGGTGCAGAAAGAGGTCGTGGTTGGTTCCGCAGAAAATCTGTACGTCTCGACCGAAAACCTCTACGTCGCCGCGACCGAGTGGTCCTACTTCTGGCGCGAGGGCTCGGGGAGTTCAACGGAGCAGACGCACCTCTACCGGTTTGCACTCACGGATGACGGCATTGCCTTCAAAGCAAAGGGGAGCGTTCCCGGGCATATCCTGAATCAATTTTCCATGGATGAGCATGAGCAGACCTTCCGTGTGGCGACGACCCAAGGGCAGAGCTGGGACAGCGAACATCCTTCTTCGAGCAACCTCTTCGTCCTGAATTTCAATCTCGAGCAGGTGGGTGCCGTCGAAGGGATCGCTCCCGGCGAGCAGATCTACTCGGTGCGCTTCATGGGTAGGCGCACGTACATGGTGACCTTCAAGAAGATCGATCCCTTCTTCGTCATCGATACCTCCGATCCCCGCAATCCCCGCATTGTCGGCAAGCTCAAGATTCCGGGGTACAGCGATTACCTCCATCCTTACGACGAGAATCACATTCTTGGCTTCGGTAAGGATGCGAATGATGCAAAAGAAGGGGATTTTGCGTGGTACCAGGGCATGAAGATCGCGCTCTTCGACGTCACGGACCCCAATAATCCTGTCGAGATGAGCAAGGTGGTCATCGGGGACCGCGGCACCGAGAGTCCGCTCCTCTCGAATCACAAGGCGCTCCTGTTCGACCGTGAGCGGGGCCTGCTGGCTTTCCCCGTGAGCGTGGCCAAGGTGACTGACGACCAGAGGGAGCAGGGTTCGTGGGACTTTCCCGCGTACGGCGAAACGGTGTTCCAGGGCGCCTACGTCTATGATGTGGATCTGCGGGACGGCTTCACCCTGCGTGGCACGATCACGCACTATGGTGAGGATGACATCCTGAAGTCGGGGAGTTTCCTCTACGGCAAGAACATCGAGCGCATCGTGCGCATCGGGGATGCACTGCTCACCGTGGGGGAGGATCGCGTTCTGAGCTCAGACGAGCAGACCGCGGAAGAGGAGGGGAAGGTGTTCTTCTGA
- a CDS encoding isopentenyl-diphosphate delta-isomerase: protein MSLVLLVTEDGTPMGTAERAAAHASPGMLHRAFSVFVFRKGRQEVLIQQRSSEKTLFPLIWANTCCSHLREGEVLPDAAQARLHQELGITCPLTEGPSFVYRAEDPAGHGTEYEYDTILLGSIQGDPPLKPDPAEVNAVRWISTEELTKDMHMNPALYAPWFHLAFAMIMRRPLRTDAKKS, encoded by the coding sequence ATGAGCCTTGTCCTCCTCGTCACCGAAGACGGCACCCCCATGGGTACGGCGGAGCGGGCAGCCGCCCACGCCTCCCCCGGCATGCTGCACCGGGCCTTCTCGGTCTTTGTGTTCCGCAAGGGCCGCCAGGAGGTGTTGATTCAGCAACGCAGCAGCGAGAAGACGCTTTTTCCGCTCATCTGGGCCAATACCTGCTGCAGTCACCTGCGGGAGGGCGAAGTGCTCCCGGATGCGGCTCAGGCGAGGCTGCACCAGGAACTCGGCATCACCTGCCCACTCACCGAAGGGCCTTCCTTCGTCTACCGGGCAGAAGATCCCGCCGGCCACGGCACGGAGTACGAGTACGACACGATCCTCTTAGGATCAATACAGGGAGATCCCCCGCTCAAGCCCGATCCGGCCGAAGTGAATGCGGTGCGCTGGATCTCGACCGAGGAGCTCACGAAAGATATGCACATGAACCCTGCGCTCTACGCCCCATGGTTCCACCTCGCATTCGCGATGATCATGCGCCGCCCCCTCCGCACCGATGCCAAAAAATCCTGA
- a CDS encoding undecaprenyl pyrophosphate synthetase, which produces MPKNPDAMHVAIIPDGNRRWARARAWHPWQGHEKAVENFRTITDWCEADPRIGVLTVWCFSTENWKRDPKEVAKLMTIFEDYLQKERPTFQQKRTRLLHSGRKDRIPASLAALIADVEAETAHFSEFTLHLGIDYGGKDEVLRAISKAASPVQSEEKFRALLDHPELPDIDLVIRTSGEQRTSNFFLWQSAYAEWIFLDKLFPDFTTDDLKEAVDGFAKRSRRFGS; this is translated from the coding sequence ATGCCAAAAAATCCTGATGCCATGCATGTCGCCATCATTCCCGACGGCAACCGCCGCTGGGCCAGAGCGCGTGCCTGGCACCCGTGGCAGGGACACGAGAAGGCCGTAGAAAACTTCCGCACGATCACGGACTGGTGCGAGGCCGATCCGCGCATCGGCGTGCTCACGGTCTGGTGCTTCTCAACCGAGAATTGGAAGCGCGACCCGAAGGAAGTCGCGAAACTCATGACCATATTTGAGGATTATCTTCAGAAAGAGCGCCCCACCTTCCAACAGAAGCGCACCCGCCTGCTCCACTCGGGCCGCAAAGACCGCATTCCCGCTTCCCTCGCAGCACTCATTGCGGACGTGGAGGCGGAGACTGCGCACTTCTCAGAGTTCACCCTGCACTTAGGCATCGACTACGGCGGCAAGGATGAGGTACTCCGGGCGATCTCAAAAGCAGCATCACCCGTTCAATCCGAAGAGAAATTCCGCGCGCTCTTGGATCATCCCGAACTCCCGGATATCGATCTCGTCATCCGCACTTCTGGTGAGCAACGGACCTCGAATTTCTTCCTCTGGCAGAGTGCGTACGCCGAGTGGATATTTTTGGACAAGCTCTTTCCGGATTTCACCACCGATGACCTGAAGGAAGCCGTCGACGGCTTCGCCAAGCGCTCCCGCAGGTTCGGATCATAA